The genomic segment TTTCTGAGGATCTGGATTTTGTCATTGGGAAAGATGGAAGCAAGGTATGATACTTTAGAGATATTTAATGCTGCTACTACTTTAATAGCCTATTAGCCATGTTAGACTTTTGTTCCAATCGACCTCTTTACTCATGATGACTTCTATCTCCTGTTTCAGATTCCGGTGTCCGAATTAGTTGGGAAGACCATTGTCCTGTACTTTTCAGCGCATTGGTGCCCTCCCTGCCGGGCATTTTTGCCAAAACTTACAGAAGCATACCACAAAATCAAGGCAAAAAATGAACCATTTGAAGTGATTTTTATTTCTAGTGACAGGGACCAAGCTTcctttgatgattttttttcaggAATGCCATGGCTGGCGCTTCCCTTTGGTGATAGGAGGAAGGCATCTTTGAGTAGGAAATTCAAGGTCTATGGCATTCCTAAGCTAGTGGCTCTTGGACCAACTGGCCGAACCATCACAACAGAAGCAAGGAATCTGATTTCAGTCCATGGAGATGCTGCTTATCCTTTTACCGACGAACATGTGAAGAATATTGAAGCGAAAATTGAGGAAATGGCAAAGGGGTGGCCTGAGAAGGTGAAGCATGCACTTCATGAGCATGAGCTTGTTCTTACTCGCCACATGGTGTATATCTGTGATGGATGTGATGAAAGAGGACACATGTGGTCATTCTACTGTGAAAAATGTGACTTCGATCTACATCCCAAATGTGCTTTGGAAGAGCATAAAGAAACCAAAGATGATGATGCCAAGGAAGATAAACCCAGCCAAGAAGGATGGATCTGTGATGGGGATGCCTGTCACAAGGCTTGAGATATCGGCCTTTTGGTGCTGACAAGAATGAACCGTTTGTGCTATGAAGTGTCTTTGTTGTGTATGTCTTTTTTTTAAGGAGTCATGTCTATTTCACCATCAATAAACTTGATCATAAGTACACCTTTGCCCTATCTAtctatccatatatatatatatatatatatagagagagagagagagagagagagagagagagagagagagagagagagggtggATGGGTATCAGCTTGTATTAAAGGTTGACGTATTTTCACTGGTACTCTATGCGCTTCATCAATATCAACTAAGTGCTCGCAAaagatttctttttattcaactAGTAACTGTAGTGATAAACAAGTGAAGGATGTTCAGTTGAAAATATGGATAAACATGAGTGGACGGAGTCGATCAATTCAATATGAGCGTATCAAATTAGTAGTCATTAACATCATAAACCAATTAAAAGACattagggttttaaaaactaaaagatcAAAATGGTGATATTACATAACCTTGTACATATAatcaacaattttcttctttgaacTATTTCCCACACTTTTTTAAGCACTGAAATTATTGGTCCCCTACGTTTTCAACAAAGCTCCATTTTACACGTATTCTAAGCTTTCGAAGTTGCAGGTTAGCACTTTACCAGGTTTGGCATGCCATATCTGTATGCAGAGTCCAAAAGGGAAAGGCTTCAGATGCTAAGCTGCGTCGAAACCACATTCTATACAATTGGTGTCATACAAGTCCCCCATCAGTGGGCAACAAATCTTACTTCCTGCATTGGTTCCGCTGACTGGATATCTTTGCACTAATTGATGGGTTGATAAGTCATCAAGACTGAGGTTACCATAGCTCATGAATGCACCCAATGCTGTTGTTCCCAATGAATCTCAATAAATCTGTCCTCATTAAGCAAGTGATAACAACTAGTATGCTATAGAAACAAAGTTTAATATGCCGTTATAGCTTCTAAATCTTTAAAGCAAAAGATAACatgctttcatttttttcagaagaaacacataaaaaaaaaggaattgcCCATGGAACATAAATGAGGTAGACAGACTAAGAAATGAAGCCTCACAGtatcattaaaaaatgttaCCCAGAGTAAAAGGTTTCATGAAACTTTTGTTGTCCAAGACATTGAAATTTTACCATATGCATTAGCATTCTTAATTAACTTCTGTGTCCTGGGTCCTCTTCTCATTTTCTGAGAATGAGGGTGAAACAAATTGCATATTTCTATATCTATTTAAGTAAATGTCTATGATCCTTCACAatgaaagtttatataaatgtaagTTTACTTGGATGGTTGTCACTGGTACTTTGTTGACCATGCTTGTGGCAATGATTCATAAGCACAAAGTTACTCAGGAGTGTGACCAATTGCAGTATATAACTGGGGCTGAAGGGTCTCTTAAGTATTCATGCACGCAAAATCAGTGCTTCACAAGTACATTGCTGTGTGATTAAGAAAGCAAACTGTGTCACTGAAACTGACCTGTCTAACATTATTTGAAATCAATCTCAAAAGGGACCGTGCTACATCTTCAGGTTTGTAATCTTCCAGTTCTTTATTATCAGAAATTGGCTTACCAAAGCTAGAAGCAATGGCTGTTGATAAAAGACCAATCTGTCACCATTATAAGATCACAAGTATGAAGGCAGAAAATCAATGTAGTTAACTTTTAACCCATCATGTCTACTGtattaaaatacatttatattcGATTTTCTTACcaattataactcaaaattaaatcagtcttatgtaataatatagatttaaaataaataaaacattttaaaatataaaattaactgcagataatttataaaatatagttaacttttattaatgaatttttaaaattaaaaatagagtaaAATAGATGTTAAATTGATATGTTAATTATGACTGTATAATCCATggtatgattaataaaaaaaattattttagttaatttctcTTCATTTAGTATTATAATTAAGGGTCAAAGGACTACTTTCCATCCAAGTTTAGTTGTGTTCTCAAAATCATATCCTGTTCAAAATCCCACCAATGATGCAATTGTcgttagaattttctattagagataaagataaaattaacattttactaataatatttaaaaaaatgtaaaatttattatatttttcttcttaaattttacaaattaatgacttcattctttatttaaaattttgaactttgaaaagttatattttctttctttgaaaatgtttttttaccttttttgaTGTCAATGATCTCTTCTTTTCGCTCTAAACTGTTGGTTGACGACATTTATCTCGTGAAAAAAAATGACTTTCCAATAGGGCTCATAATTAGTCTTTTATCGAATGTCTATGTAAGAAATTgatagtttatttaaatttccaGTTAAAGGGCCTTGAAGGTTGAAGATTGAAGTGGCAAGAATTAGAATCTCTTTCAGACTTAAGAATTGTCCTGTATATTTAATAGCAagcaaagataaaatcattatatatatatatttgtaagtaCATAATATATTAGACAAAATTCATACAATCTGGAAGACATGCATCCAAGAAAATTAGATCAGACTCATTACTAAGAGTCGTATCATAAGGTACCTAATGAACTCTCGCAAGTCACAACAAAGAAAGGCCGACTGTCCTGATAAAGTGTATAATATATCTGCTAGTAATACATAAACGACTTTTCAAGCGGCGGAGGGAGCCGGAATGTAAGAAATGGCAGATTTTGGCATAATAGACATGATGGATGTTCTCGAAAATGTCTCTTTTTCTGGAGCATGATCTTCTGCCTTGAAATCAAGGGACTCATCGTTATAAATATCCCACCATTTTTCCACTAACATCTTTATGTCCTCTCTGTCCATGTTAACTTCCTTGCCAGTGTACCTCCAGGGCTTTGAACCCTATTTTAGTTTACGAAAGAAGGAAATTAAAAGGAGTTTAATTAAGCTTCTGAAATAGGAAGATTCTGAAAAGCAAATTTGAATTATTCGAGAGTACTTACAGCAGCGCAATATTGCACCACCTTTACTTTCTCAAGCTCCACATTCTCTGGGTGGCGCCATATCATCGCGAGAACCAAGTTGTAGGCCAAGGGAATTGGTTTGTAAATCTTTTGGAAGAACATGTTCAAGAAATCCTGTCAAATCCATACggcaaaaaaattaatacaataaaatcagAATCGCCTGGAGtaacttattaaaaatgaacTCACTTGCTCAGCA from the Mangifera indica cultivar Alphonso unplaced genomic scaffold, CATAS_Mindica_2.1 Un_0074, whole genome shotgun sequence genome contains:
- the LOC123207373 gene encoding galactinol synthase 1-like, translated to MDRGSKMHELRQYLISIDCFCEKTWSHSPQYSIGYCQQCPDKVKWPAEMGSPPPLYFNAGMFVFEPSRLTYESLFETLQIIPPTPFAEQDFLNMFFQKIYKPIPLAYNLVLAMIWRHPENVELEKVKVVQYCAAGSKPWRYTGKEVNMDREDIKMLVEKWWDIYNDESLDFKAEDHAPEKETFSRTSIMSIMPKSAISYIPAPSAA